The Thermoanaerobacterales bacterium genome contains the following window.
ACTTCATTGATGACCAGGCCGAATTACTAGGAATGATGAAGATCCAATGGCAATAAGGATGGTAATTTGATACAATGATCTTAGGCTGCTCCGTGCGCGACGGTGGGAGTTTGTTGGGGATCGGCTACCGGAGGGACCGTTCCGGCGTCGGCCCGGGTGGGACAGGTTCTCTTCGTTGAGGGAGTTTGAGAGATAAAGTACCGGCGCAGCACCGGCGTCGTAAGATTGGGAAGGAAGGCACCCTTGGGTGCCTTCTCCGTGTGAACTCGGCTTACAGGCCTGCTCGCCGACCCGCTGATCGTAACGGTTAGCGGGTTTTTGTTTTGTGGTCTTAAAAGAGCCGGGAGACCTGGGCCACCGCGGCGCACGCGATGCACGCCACGCTCAGGGGGATGACTGCCGCGACAGCGGTCCACTTGAGGCTGCCGGACTCCTTCCACATCGTCCAGAGGGTCGTGCTGCAGGGGTAATGCAGGAGGGAGAACAGCATGGTGCAGACCACGGTGACCCAGGTCCATCCGTGTTCCACCACGAAGAGCCGGTGCAGTGCTTCCAGGCTGTCGAGTTCGACCATACTCCCCGTCGCCAGGTAGCTCATAATCAGGATCGGGAGTACGATTTCGTTGGCCGGAAGCGCCAGGATGAAGGCCATCAGGATGAAACCGTCGAGCCCCAGGAGGCCGGCGAACGGGTCCAGCCGGCCGGCGCAATGAGCGAGGATGCTCAGTCCGCCGACGTGGATGTTGGCCAGAAGCCACGTAACGGCTCCCGCCGGGGCGGCGACAGAAACGGCCCGGCCGAGGACGAACAGTGTACGGTCGAAGATGGACCTGACGATGATCCTTCCTGCCTGGGGCCTGCGGTATGGGGGCAGTTCCAGGGCGAAGCCGGACGGAATGCCCTTGAGCAGTGTCTTTGAAAGACCCCAGGAGGCGGCCAGAGTGATACCGATGCCCAGCAGGATCAGGCCCAAGACGATCAAAGTGGCGCCGAAGGACGTGGCTGTGCCCATAACCAGCAGGCCCGCCAGTGCGATCAAGGTGGGGAAGCGCCCGTTACAAGGGACGAAGCTATTGGTCAGCATGGCGATCAGGCGTTCCCGCGGCGACTCGATAATGCGGCAGGAAACCACCCCTGCGGCGTTGCAGCCGAAGCCCATGCACATTGTCAGACACTGCTTGCCGTGGGCGCCTGCCTTCTTAAACAGCCGGTCGAGGTTAAAGGCCGCCCGGGGCAGGTAGCCCATATCCTCCAAAAGGGTAAAACAGGGGAAAAAGATGGCCATCGGCGGCAGCATCACCGATACCACCCACGCCACGGACCGGTAGACTCCTTCCACGAAGAACCCGTTTACCCAGGCCGGGGCGTGCAGCCAGTTGCACAGGGCGGTCAGTTTTTCCTGGCCCCAGAACAGCGCGGTGGCCAGGACCTCCGACGGGTAGTTCGCGCCCGCCACGGTGATCCAAAAGACGACGGCCAACAACAGCAGCATGGCGGGGAAACCAAAAGCCCTTGAGGTCAGAACGTCGTCAAGCTTCTTGTCCCAGTCGATCCGCGGCTTTGCCTTCCGCTTCACTACCAGGCCGGCGATCTGTTCGGCCCGGCCGTAAATACTGCTGACGATTGTGTCGTTAAGGTTTGACGCCCCGGCAGGGCGAACCCTGTCCACCTCCTTGAGCAGTTCCCCAAGGTGGGAGAGGGAAGGGGAGTTCATGCCAGGATTTCACCTCGACTCTGGTTTATCGGCACCTTTACGGACGGCTGACCGGCCGCCCATTGCTCAAGGAGCGCAATCACGCTCCGGTCCCTGTCCAGTAAGCGCAGTGCGAGCCAGCGGCTGCTGCACCGGTCACCAACGAGGTCTCTTATCCTGGGCTCCAGCTTCAGCAGGGCCTCTTCGATTTGGTGGTCGTAGCGGGGTATTTGGGGGGCGGTATTAATGCGCCCCGTGGCGACGTCTCTGACGGTATCGACGAGCCTGTCGAGGCCGTGCCCGTTCCGGGCGGCCGTGCACACGACCGGCACTCCCAGCTCGGCCGACAGGGCCCGGTCATCGATCTCGATGTGCTTTCTCCTGGCTTCATCAATAAGGTTGACGCAGACCACGACGCGGGGCGTGATTTCCAACACCTGCAGTACCAGGTTGAGGTTTCGCTCTAAACAGGTGGCGTCGACCACAACCACGGTGGCGTCCGGCTTGCCGAAGCAAATGAAGTCCCTTGCCACCTGTTCCTCCACGGAGTTGGCGAGCAGTGAATAGGTGCCCGGCAGGTCGATGAGTCCGAAGACCAGACCCTGGGTGATAAACCGGCCCTCGGCCCGAGTGACGGTTTTCCCCGGCCAGTTTCCGGTGTGCTGGCTGAGCCCGGTTAAGGCGTTGAATACCGTGCTCTTGCCCGTATTGGGGTTGCCGGCCAGGGCCACAGTGTAGTCCGCTTTGGCCCGGCGTTCTTTACCGAGTTCTGCCGAACCCATATAGCTATCTCTCCTTCAGCCGGACCGCTATCAGGGAGCTTTCTTCCCTCCTGAAAGCGATGACGGCGCCGCGGATGTCAAAAGCCGTAGGGTCGCCGGCCGGGCTTTTTCTTAGAGCCTTAACCTTTGTCCCGGGAACCAGGCCCAGATCCATCAGCCTCCGTCTCGTCATTTCCTCGGCCTGTACGGACTCCACGATCCCTGTCTTTCCGATCGGCAGGTCGTACAGGCTTATCACCGCCCCCGGCTGTGACGAAGCTTCGTCTTTCCGCACCGACACCCACCTCCGCCGTCTCAAATCCACGCCACTAAGTTAGCCGCCGCTAACACTGCCGACATTACATTTTACGGGCGGCGGTTTGTTTGTGTTACTGGCGGCAAGGATGGGAACGAGGGGCGTCAACTGGACCGGTATCAGGACAAAAAAACGGACCACCCTGTCAGAGGTGGTCCGTACATACTTGAAGCCTTACGGCTTTTCCCCCGCCCGGTTGGGTTTGCCTTTGCCGGCCTGGCCCTTGAACTGGGTAAGCGAGACCACTGCTACATTGGAAGCCCCGGCGCCGCTCGCCACCCTGAGGAGGACGTGCTTCTTGCCTTTGGGCTTGTGCACGGCTTGCAGGGCCTTCGTGAGGTCGTCAACGTCCACGGAACAGTTGAACCTGCCCTCGACTTTCCCGATC
Protein-coding sequences here:
- a CDS encoding nucleoside recognition domain-containing protein, coding for MNSPSLSHLGELLKEVDRVRPAGASNLNDTIVSSIYGRAEQIAGLVVKRKAKPRIDWDKKLDDVLTSRAFGFPAMLLLLAVVFWITVAGANYPSEVLATALFWGQEKLTALCNWLHAPAWVNGFFVEGVYRSVAWVVSVMLPPMAIFFPCFTLLEDMGYLPRAAFNLDRLFKKAGAHGKQCLTMCMGFGCNAAGVVSCRIIESPRERLIAMLTNSFVPCNGRFPTLIALAGLLVMGTATSFGATLIVLGLILLGIGITLAASWGLSKTLLKGIPSGFALELPPYRRPQAGRIIVRSIFDRTLFVLGRAVSVAAPAGAVTWLLANIHVGGLSILAHCAGRLDPFAGLLGLDGFILMAFILALPANEIVLPILIMSYLATGSMVELDSLEALHRLFVVEHGWTWVTVVCTMLFSLLHYPCSTTLWTMWKESGSLKWTAVAAVIPLSVACIACAAVAQVSRLF
- a CDS encoding FeoA family protein yields the protein MRKDEASSQPGAVISLYDLPIGKTGIVESVQAEEMTRRRLMDLGLVPGTKVKALRKSPAGDPTAFDIRGAVIAFRREESSLIAVRLKER
- a CDS encoding FeoB small GTPase domain-containing protein; this translates as MGSAELGKERRAKADYTVALAGNPNTGKSTVFNALTGLSQHTGNWPGKTVTRAEGRFITQGLVFGLIDLPGTYSLLANSVEEQVARDFICFGKPDATVVVVDATCLERNLNLVLQVLEITPRVVVCVNLIDEARRKHIEIDDRALSAELGVPVVCTAARNGHGLDRLVDTVRDVATGRINTAPQIPRYDHQIEEALLKLEPRIRDLVGDRCSSRWLALRLLDRDRSVIALLEQWAAGQPSVKVPINQSRGEILA